A single window of Merismopedia glauca CCAP 1448/3 DNA harbors:
- a CDS encoding slr1306 family protein: MAVSVQRPLLIGGIAISFGLWILQSLHHSFQEFGEVAILGVMGIGAGLWWFRSRKAAKIALSPLSQPLAAETVTQAISQAELLLNQLATESKDPLAQNNLQSQLEQVKANLDRTKLNVTVTGGKGVGKTSICQALASVNPVETLPLFTATPVDVLSPIRQGDAELVLLVTNGDLTSSEAQILQELKNLYQRTLLVFNKQDRYGAEDRSLVLQQLQRHAQGILNSEDIIATATAPSKIKVRQEQADGSFQESWEQPSADVDGLTQRLEQILASETEQLVRASTWRKAIGLQSQIKDTLNGVRRDRALPIIEQYQWITAATAFANPVPALDLLATAAINAQLVIDLGQIYQQKLSLENAQTVASSMGSLMVKQGLVELSSQAIATVLKSHVITFVAGGVVQGLSAAYLTRVAALTLIEYFESQALVTTTQSSPFNLQQVSQILVKVFQDNQRTAYIQSFVTYAISQLNLKSLLPQTP, from the coding sequence ATGGCAGTTTCTGTGCAGCGTCCCCTCCTAATTGGTGGTATTGCTATCTCCTTTGGGCTTTGGATCTTACAAAGCTTGCATCACTCATTTCAAGAGTTCGGAGAAGTAGCGATTTTGGGGGTAATGGGCATTGGCGCGGGGTTATGGTGGTTCCGTAGCAGAAAAGCGGCAAAAATTGCCCTATCTCCGTTGAGTCAACCCTTAGCGGCAGAAACTGTCACTCAGGCTATATCCCAAGCCGAATTATTACTCAATCAACTAGCAACTGAATCCAAAGATCCCTTAGCCCAAAATAACCTACAAAGCCAACTGGAACAAGTTAAAGCTAATCTAGATCGAACAAAGTTAAATGTCACCGTTACTGGTGGTAAAGGTGTCGGAAAAACCAGTATTTGCCAAGCTTTAGCATCTGTTAACCCAGTCGAAACTCTACCCCTATTTACGGCTACTCCAGTCGATGTTTTATCACCCATTCGCCAAGGGGATGCGGAATTAGTATTGCTGGTGACTAACGGGGATTTAACCAGTTCTGAAGCCCAAATCTTACAAGAATTAAAGAATTTGTATCAGCGTACCCTATTAGTATTTAATAAACAAGATCGGTATGGGGCAGAAGATCGAAGCTTGGTGTTACAACAGTTACAAAGACACGCTCAAGGTATTCTGAACTCAGAAGATATCATAGCTACAGCCACTGCACCAAGTAAAATCAAAGTTCGTCAAGAACAAGCAGATGGCAGTTTTCAAGAGAGTTGGGAACAACCTAGCGCCGATGTAGATGGGTTAACCCAGCGTCTAGAACAAATTTTAGCATCAGAAACAGAGCAACTAGTTAGGGCTAGTACCTGGCGCAAAGCAATAGGATTGCAAAGCCAAATTAAAGATACCTTAAATGGAGTGAGACGCGATCGCGCTTTACCTATAATTGAACAATATCAGTGGATTACTGCGGCGACAGCTTTTGCTAATCCAGTTCCCGCTTTAGATTTACTAGCGACGGCGGCGATTAATGCCCAATTGGTGATAGATTTGGGGCAGATTTACCAACAAAAATTATCTCTAGAAAATGCCCAAACCGTAGCTAGCAGCATGGGTAGTTTAATGGTAAAACAAGGGTTAGTAGAACTATCTTCCCAGGCGATCGCCACTGTTCTCAAAAGCCATGTAATTACGTTTGTCGCTGGTGGAGTCGTACAGGGTTTGAGTGCAGCCTATCTGACTCGTGTAGCTGCATTAACTTTGATTGAATACTTTGAATCCCAAGCACTAGTTACAACCACTCAATCCTCACCTTTCAACCTACAACAAGTCAGCCAAATTTTAGTCAAGGTGTTTCAAGATAATCAACGTACAGCCTACATTCAATCTTTCGTGACTTATGCTATATCCCAGTTGAATTTAAAGTCACTTTTGCCTCAAACACCATAA
- a CDS encoding pentapeptide repeat-containing protein, with amino-acid sequence MRVSSFKCFTAKLFKALLILTVAITIWLHLQPAQAFDKMYPPPLSFSNAQLMGKDFSGQYLASSEFSNANLVQANFSNADLHGAIFSHATMNGANLHGADLTNGMADLVNFADADLTDAVLVDVILLRTAFYHTKIEGADFTNAILDGLQVKQLCAIASGVNSKTGVATRDSLGCK; translated from the coding sequence GAGTTTCCTCCTTCAAGTGCTTTACCGCTAAGTTATTCAAAGCGCTACTGATACTAACTGTAGCCATAACAATTTGGCTGCATCTGCAACCCGCTCAAGCTTTTGATAAAATGTATCCGCCACCGCTATCCTTTAGCAATGCTCAATTGATGGGTAAGGATTTTTCGGGGCAATATTTAGCATCGTCTGAATTTTCTAACGCTAATTTGGTACAAGCCAATTTTAGTAATGCTGACTTGCATGGTGCTATATTCAGTCATGCCACTATGAATGGAGCGAATTTGCACGGTGCAGATTTGACTAACGGGATGGCAGATTTAGTCAACTTTGCTGATGCCGATTTAACCGATGCCGTGTTGGTGGATGTTATTTTGTTACGCACAGCGTTCTATCATACTAAAATTGAGGGTGCAGATTTTACCAACGCTATCTTAGATGGGCTGCAAGTAAAACAACTGTGTGCCATAGCCAGTGGGGTAAACTCAAAAACGGGCGTGGCTACCCGCGATTCTTTGGGGTGTAAATGA
- a CDS encoding 5-(carboxyamino)imidazole ribonucleotide synthase, with protein MKRVGVIGGGQLAWMMAEAGKGLGIDLVVQTPQSTDPAVSLAKDAVFAAIDDVVATAELATRCEVIAFENEFVDIPALEVLAHQGVCFRPHLSVLVPLLDKYDQRSFLQQIGLPTPNFEDVTPESWDKWLNDASEASFPLVLKARRHGYDGQGTFIIKDRVALTKLQDKVKSTPLLVEEYIPFERELAAIAARSVTGDVVIYPIVETQQENQVCRRVFAPAQIDERLVKEVEAIATHLLNSLKAVGVFGIELFLTQDNRILVNEIAPRTHNSGHFTIEACETSQFAQHLLAVCGLPLGNPRLKTSGAVMINLLGFEETDSDYAEKRSKIAEIPQAYLHWYGKTQSRPGRKLGHVTILLDTPDREAAERVAARVESIWYGS; from the coding sequence ATGAAGCGAGTTGGTGTCATTGGCGGCGGACAGTTGGCTTGGATGATGGCTGAGGCTGGAAAGGGTTTGGGGATAGATTTGGTAGTGCAGACTCCTCAATCTACAGATCCGGCAGTGAGTTTGGCTAAAGATGCAGTATTTGCGGCAATTGATGACGTTGTAGCTACGGCGGAATTAGCTACTCGGTGCGAAGTTATCGCGTTTGAAAACGAATTTGTAGATATTCCAGCTTTAGAGGTATTAGCTCATCAAGGAGTCTGTTTTCGCCCCCATTTATCGGTTCTCGTTCCTTTATTAGATAAGTACGATCAGCGTTCTTTTTTGCAACAAATTGGGCTGCCTACTCCAAATTTTGAAGATGTCACCCCAGAAAGCTGGGATAAGTGGTTAAATGATGCATCTGAAGCTAGTTTTCCTTTAGTTTTAAAGGCTAGACGACATGGTTACGACGGACAAGGAACTTTTATTATTAAAGATAGAGTTGCTTTAACTAAGCTACAAGACAAAGTTAAATCTACACCTTTGTTAGTCGAAGAATATATCCCTTTTGAGCGAGAATTAGCCGCGATCGCCGCCCGTTCTGTTACAGGTGACGTGGTAATCTATCCTATAGTCGAAACTCAGCAAGAAAACCAAGTTTGTCGGCGAGTATTTGCACCAGCCCAAATTGATGAGAGATTAGTAAAGGAAGTAGAGGCGATCGCTACTCACTTACTCAACAGTTTAAAGGCAGTTGGCGTATTTGGCATTGAATTATTCTTAACTCAAGATAATCGGATTCTAGTCAACGAAATCGCCCCACGCACCCATAATTCCGGTCATTTCACCATTGAAGCCTGCGAAACATCCCAATTTGCTCAGCATTTATTAGCTGTTTGCGGACTACCTTTAGGAAACCCCAGATTAAAAACTTCTGGTGCAGTCATGATTAACCTATTGGGGTTTGAAGAAACTGACAGTGATTATGCTGAAAAAAGAAGTAAAATCGCAGAAATACCCCAAGCTTACCTGCATTGGTACGGCAAAACCCAATCTCGCCCTGGCAGAAAACTAGGACACGTCACTATCTTACTCGATACTCCAGATAGAGAAGCCGCAGAAAGAGTCGCTGCACGAGTAGAATCTATTTGGTATGGTTCATAA